One Streptomyces sp. SAI-135 DNA segment encodes these proteins:
- a CDS encoding DLW-39 family protein: MKKLLLVALAAIGGLLVYRQIQADRAEQDLWTEATDSVPTGS; this comes from the coding sequence GTGAAGAAGCTTCTCCTGGTCGCACTGGCCGCCATCGGCGGGCTCCTCGTGTACCGCCAGATCCAGGCGGATCGCGCCGAGCAGGATCTGTGGACGGAGGCGACTGACTCCGTGCCCACGGGTTCGTGA
- a CDS encoding DUF6344 domain-containing protein, translating to MAKNKVMKLWTVVITAFIALFTALGLITTTAAAAVPQTQPARNSATAHPELPAPSHGLWSYVRSLPPTMKQRIRAEAHGKTPSCRPRSLADTDTDTAAAPGTEADVAEPAGAGCA from the coding sequence GTGGCCAAGAACAAGGTCATGAAGCTCTGGACCGTCGTCATCACCGCCTTCATCGCGCTGTTCACGGCGCTCGGACTGATCACGACGACCGCAGCCGCCGCAGTACCGCAGACCCAGCCGGCCCGCAACAGCGCCACGGCCCACCCGGAACTCCCGGCGCCGTCCCACGGCCTCTGGTCCTACGTCAGGTCGCTGCCCCCCACGATGAAGCAGCGCATCCGGGCGGAGGCCCACGGCAAGACTCCCAGCTGCCGCCCCCGCTCCCTCGCCGACACGGACACGGACACGGCCGCGGCCCCGGGCACGGAGGCGGACGTGGCCGAACCGGCCGGAGCGGGCTGCGCCTGA
- the dnaN gene encoding DNA polymerase III subunit beta — translation MKIRVERDVLAEAVAWAARSLPARPPAPVLAGLLLKAEEGQLSLSSFDYEVSARVSVEAEVEEEGTVLVSGRLLADICRALPNRPVEISTDGVRATVVCGSSRFTLHTLPVEEYPALPQMPSATGTVPGEVFASAASQVAIAAGRDDTLPVLTGVRIEIEGDTVTLASTDRYRFAVREFLWKPENPEASAVALVPAKTLLDTAKALTSGDSVILALSGSGAGEGLIGFEGAGRRTTTRLLEGDLPKYRTLFPTEFNSVAVIETAPFVEAVKRVALVAERNTPVRLSFEQGVLILEAGSSDDAQAVERVDAQLEGDDISIAFNPTFLLDGLSAIDSPVAQLSFTTSTKPALLSGKPALDAEADEAYKYLIMPVRLSG, via the coding sequence GTGAAGATCCGGGTGGAACGCGACGTACTCGCGGAGGCAGTGGCCTGGGCGGCTCGCAGCCTCCCGGCCCGTCCGCCGGCGCCTGTCCTCGCCGGCCTTCTGCTGAAGGCCGAGGAAGGCCAGCTGAGCCTGTCCAGCTTCGACTACGAGGTCTCCGCGCGGGTCTCGGTGGAGGCCGAGGTCGAGGAGGAGGGCACGGTCCTCGTCTCCGGCCGCCTGCTCGCCGACATCTGCCGCGCCCTGCCCAACCGTCCGGTGGAGATTTCCACAGACGGTGTACGGGCGACCGTGGTCTGCGGCTCCTCGCGGTTCACACTCCACACCCTGCCTGTGGAGGAGTACCCGGCGCTGCCGCAGATGCCGAGCGCGACCGGCACCGTCCCCGGTGAGGTCTTCGCCTCCGCCGCCTCCCAGGTGGCCATCGCCGCGGGCCGCGACGACACGCTCCCCGTGCTGACCGGTGTGCGTATCGAGATCGAGGGCGACACCGTCACGCTCGCGTCCACCGACCGCTACCGCTTCGCGGTCCGTGAGTTCCTGTGGAAGCCGGAGAACCCCGAGGCGTCCGCGGTGGCCCTGGTGCCCGCCAAGACGCTCCTGGACACCGCCAAGGCGCTCACGAGCGGCGACAGCGTCATCCTGGCGCTCTCCGGCTCCGGGGCGGGCGAGGGCCTGATCGGTTTCGAGGGCGCGGGCCGCCGTACGACCACGCGACTGCTCGAAGGCGACCTGCCGAAGTACCGCACGCTGTTCCCGACGGAGTTCAACTCCGTCGCCGTGATCGAGACGGCCCCCTTCGTGGAGGCCGTCAAGCGCGTGGCCCTGGTCGCCGAGCGCAACACCCCGGTGCGGCTCAGCTTCGAGCAGGGCGTGCTGATCCTGGAGGCCGGCTCCAGCGACGACGCACAGGCTGTGGAAAGGGTCGACGCCCAGCTGGAGGGCGACGACATCTCGATCGCCTTCAACCCGACCTTCCTGCTGGACGGCCTGAGCGCCATCGACTCCCCGGTGGCGCAGCTCTCCTTCACGACGTCCACCAAGCCGGCGCTGCTGAGCGGCAAGCCGGCCCTGGACGCCGAGGCGGACGAGGCCTACAAGTACCTGATCATGCCGGTGCGGCTCAGCGGCTGA
- a CDS encoding DciA family protein, translated as MTDEQPPAPKPQSAEPSGVDLARVALRAAKEQARARGDAAQQKRQARRGGGLRSGARADGRDPMAFGAAINRLITERGWETPAAVGGVMGRWPQIVGEDVAKHCVPERYDEDERVLVVRCDSTAWATNLRLLAPQLVARLNEDLGHGAVNLIKVNGPGGPARRYGPLRAPGSTGPGDTYG; from the coding sequence ATGACCGACGAACAGCCCCCGGCGCCGAAGCCCCAGTCCGCCGAGCCCTCCGGCGTCGACCTCGCGCGCGTGGCGCTCAGGGCCGCCAAGGAACAGGCACGCGCGCGTGGGGACGCGGCGCAGCAGAAGCGACAGGCGCGGCGCGGAGGCGGGCTGCGCTCCGGCGCGCGCGCCGACGGACGTGACCCCATGGCGTTCGGCGCCGCCATCAACCGCCTGATCACCGAGCGCGGCTGGGAGACGCCGGCCGCGGTGGGCGGGGTCATGGGGCGCTGGCCGCAGATCGTGGGCGAGGACGTGGCCAAGCACTGTGTGCCGGAGCGGTACGACGAGGACGAGCGGGTCCTGGTGGTGCGCTGCGACTCGACGGCCTGGGCGACCAACCTGCGGCTGCTCGCCCCGCAGCTGGTGGCCCGTCTCAACGAGGACCTCGGGCACGGCGCGGTGAACCTGATCAAGGTGAACGGCCCTGGCGGACCCGCGCGTCGCTACGGTCCGCTGCGTGCTCCCGGCAGCACGGGACCCGGGGACACCTACGGGTGA
- a CDS encoding DNA-binding protein: protein MDAAQQEATARARELQRNWYGEPLGALFRKLIDDLGLNQARLAGVLGLSAPMLSQLMSGQRAKIGNPAVVQRVQLLQDLAGQVADGSVSAAEATERMDEIKKSQGGSVLSNTTTTTSSSGAPTVKRVVREIQSLLRSVAAAGDIIDAADTLAPTHPELAEFLRVYGAGRTSDAVTHYQSHQN, encoded by the coding sequence ATGGACGCCGCACAGCAGGAAGCGACCGCGAGAGCGCGGGAACTGCAGCGGAACTGGTACGGGGAGCCGCTGGGGGCGCTCTTCCGCAAGCTCATAGACGACCTGGGCCTCAACCAGGCCCGTCTCGCGGGGGTGCTGGGACTGTCCGCTCCGATGCTGTCGCAGCTGATGAGCGGTCAGCGGGCGAAGATCGGCAATCCCGCCGTGGTCCAGCGGGTGCAGCTGCTGCAGGACCTGGCGGGGCAGGTCGCGGACGGCAGCGTGAGCGCGGCCGAGGCGACCGAGCGCATGGACGAGATCAAGAAGTCGCAGGGGGGCTCGGTGCTCAGCAACACCACGACCACGACCAGCAGTTCGGGCGCGCCGACGGTCAAGCGGGTCGTCCGCGAGATCCAGTCGCTGCTGCGCTCGGTGGCCGCCGCCGGAGACATCATCGACGCGGCCGACACCCTCGCCCCGACCCACCCGGAACTGGCAGAGTTCCTCCGGGTCTACGGTGCCGGCCGCACCTCCGACGCGGTCACGCACTACCAGTCCCACCAGAACTGA
- the gyrA gene encoding DNA gyrase subunit A encodes MTDENTPVTPEAGGEAGLRVEPVGLETEMQRSYLDYAMSVIVSRALPDVRDGLKPVHRRVLYAMYDGGYRPERGFYKCARVVGDVMGNYHPHGDSSIYDALVRLAQPWSMRMPLVDSNGNFGSPGNDPAAAMRYTECKMAPLSMEMVRDIDEETVDFTDNYDGRSQEPTVLPARFPNLLINGSAGIAVGMATNIPPHNLREVAAGAQWYLENPEASHEELLDALMERIKGPDFPTGALVVGRKGIEEAYRTGRGSITMRAVVEVEEIQNRQCLVVTELPYQTNPDNLAQKIADLVKDGKVGGIADVRDETSSRTGQRLVIVLKRDAVAKVVLNNLYKHTDLQSNFGANMLALVDGVPRTLSLDAFIRHWVAHQIEVIVRRTKFRLRKAEERAHILRGLLKALDAIDEVIALIRRSDTVEIARGGLMELLEIDEIQANAILEMQLRRLAALERQKIIQEHDELQAKITEYNEILASPVRQRGIVSAELAAIVEKYGDDRKTMLVPYDGDMSIEDLIAEEDIVVTVTRGGYVKRTKTVDYRAQKRGGKGVRGTKLKEDDIVDHFFVSTTHHWLLFFTNKGRVYRAKAYELPDAGRDARGQHVANLLAFQPDEAIAEILAIRDYDAAPYLVLATKGGLVKKTSLKDYDSPRSGGVIAINLREREDGSDDELIGAELVSSDSDLLLISKKAQSIRFTASDDTLRPMGRATSGVKGMSFREGDELLSMNVVRPGTFVFTATDGGYAKRTAVDEYRVQGRGGLGIKAAKIVEDRGSLVGALVVEETDEILAITLSGGVIRTRVNGVRETGRDTMGVQLINLGKRDAVVGIARNAEAGREAEEVDGDVADDETVEGAAETIGTDEGEAPSAE; translated from the coding sequence ATGACCGACGAGAACACTCCCGTCACCCCTGAAGCGGGCGGCGAGGCCGGACTGCGCGTCGAGCCCGTCGGGCTCGAGACGGAGATGCAGCGCTCGTACCTGGACTACGCGATGTCCGTCATCGTGTCCCGTGCGCTGCCGGACGTCCGGGACGGCCTCAAGCCCGTCCACCGCCGCGTCCTGTACGCGATGTACGACGGCGGCTACCGCCCCGAGCGCGGCTTCTACAAGTGCGCGCGCGTGGTCGGCGACGTCATGGGCAACTACCACCCGCACGGCGACTCCTCGATCTACGACGCCCTGGTGCGCCTCGCCCAGCCGTGGTCGATGCGGATGCCGCTGGTGGACTCCAACGGCAACTTCGGCTCCCCCGGCAACGACCCGGCGGCCGCCATGCGGTACACCGAGTGCAAGATGGCGCCGCTGTCCATGGAGATGGTCCGTGACATCGACGAGGAGACCGTCGACTTCACGGACAACTACGACGGCCGCTCCCAGGAGCCGACCGTCCTGCCGGCCCGCTTCCCGAACCTGCTGATCAACGGCTCGGCCGGTATCGCGGTCGGCATGGCCACCAACATCCCGCCGCACAACCTGCGCGAGGTCGCGGCCGGCGCCCAGTGGTACCTGGAGAACCCGGAAGCCAGTCACGAGGAGCTCCTGGACGCGCTCATGGAGCGCATCAAGGGCCCCGACTTCCCGACCGGCGCGCTCGTCGTGGGCCGCAAGGGCATCGAGGAGGCGTACCGCACCGGGCGCGGCTCGATCACCATGCGCGCGGTCGTCGAGGTCGAGGAGATCCAGAACCGCCAGTGCCTGGTGGTCACGGAACTGCCGTACCAGACCAACCCCGACAACCTCGCGCAGAAGATCGCCGACCTGGTGAAGGACGGCAAGGTCGGCGGCATCGCGGACGTCCGGGACGAGACGTCGTCGCGCACGGGCCAGCGGCTCGTGATCGTCCTCAAGCGCGACGCGGTCGCCAAGGTCGTCCTGAACAACCTCTACAAGCACACGGACCTCCAGTCGAACTTCGGCGCCAACATGCTGGCGCTCGTCGACGGCGTCCCGCGCACGCTGTCCCTGGACGCGTTCATCCGGCACTGGGTGGCGCACCAGATCGAGGTCATCGTCCGGCGTACGAAGTTCCGGCTGCGCAAGGCCGAGGAGCGGGCGCACATCCTGCGCGGCCTGCTGAAGGCCCTGGACGCCATCGACGAGGTCATCGCGCTGATCCGGCGCAGTGACACCGTCGAGATCGCGCGCGGGGGCCTGATGGAGCTCCTGGAGATCGACGAGATCCAGGCCAACGCCATCCTCGAGATGCAGCTGCGCCGACTCGCCGCCCTGGAGCGCCAGAAGATCATCCAGGAGCACGACGAACTCCAGGCGAAGATCACCGAGTACAACGAGATCCTGGCCTCGCCGGTCCGCCAGCGCGGCATCGTGAGCGCCGAACTCGCCGCGATCGTCGAGAAGTACGGTGACGACCGCAAGACCATGCTGGTGCCCTACGACGGTGACATGTCCATCGAGGACCTCATCGCCGAGGAGGACATCGTCGTCACGGTCACGCGCGGCGGTTACGTCAAGCGCACCAAGACCGTCGACTACCGCGCCCAGAAGCGCGGCGGCAAGGGCGTCCGCGGTACGAAGCTCAAGGAAGACGACATCGTCGACCACTTCTTCGTGTCCACCACGCACCACTGGCTGCTGTTCTTCACCAACAAGGGCCGTGTCTACCGGGCCAAGGCCTACGAGCTGCCGGACGCCGGCCGTGACGCGCGCGGTCAGCACGTCGCCAACCTGCTGGCCTTCCAGCCGGACGAGGCGATCGCCGAGATCCTCGCGATCCGCGACTACGACGCCGCGCCCTACCTGGTGCTCGCCACCAAGGGGGGTCTGGTCAAGAAGACATCACTGAAGGATTACGACTCTCCGCGTTCCGGTGGCGTCATCGCCATCAACCTGCGCGAGCGCGAGGACGGTTCGGACGACGAACTGATCGGCGCCGAACTGGTCTCGTCCGACAGTGATCTGCTCCTGATCAGCAAGAAGGCACAGTCGATCAGGTTCACGGCCTCGGACGACACTCTGCGTCCCATGGGCCGTGCCACCTCGGGTGTCAAGGGCATGAGCTTCCGTGAGGGCGACGAGCTGCTCTCGATGAATGTTGTTCGACCCGGTACGTTCGTGTTCACTGCTACGGACGGCGGGTACGCGAAGCGGACCGCCGTCGACGAGTACCGCGTCCAGGGTCGCGGCGGCCTCGGCATCAAGGCCGCCAAGATCGTGGAGGACCGCGGTTCTCTTGTCGGCGCGCTGGTGGTCGAGGAGACCGACGAGATCCTCGCCATCACGCTGTCCGGCGGTGTGATTCGTACGCGAGTCAACGGGGTCAGGGAGACGGGCCGTGACACCATGGGCGTCCAACTGATCAACTTGGGCAAGCGCGATGCCGTGGTCGGCATCGCACGTAACGCCGAGGCGGGGCGTGAAGCGGAGGAGGTCGACGGCGATGTGGCCGACGACGAGACCGTCGAAGGTGCCGCCGAGACCATCGGCACGGACGAGGGTGAGGCACCCTCGGCCGAGTAG
- the gyrB gene encoding DNA topoisomerase (ATP-hydrolyzing) subunit B: MADSGNPNENIPSTDAEATSSNGEVTASYDASAITVLEGLDAVRKRPGMYIGSTGERGLHHLVQEVVDNSVDEALAGYADTIDVTILADGGVRVVDNGRGIPVGIVASEGKPAVEVVLTVLHAGGKFGGGGYAVSGGLHGVGVSVVNALSTKVAVEIKTDGYRWTQDYKLGVPTAPLAQHEATDEHGTTVTFWADPDIFETTEYSFETLSRRFQEMAFLNKGLRINLTDERESAKATAGADEAGEDEKHEVKTVSYHYEGGIVDFVKYLNSRKGEVVHPTVIDLEAEDKDKNLSLELAMQWNGGYSEGVYSFANIIHTHEGGTHEEGFRAALTSLINKYARDKKLLREKDDNLTGDDIREGLTAIISVKLSEPQFEGQTKTKLGNTEVKTFVQKVVYEHLTDWLDRNPVEAADIIRKSIQAATARVAARKARDLTRRKGLLETASLPGKLSDCQSNDPTKCEIFIVEGDSAGGSAKSGRNPEYQAILPIRGKILNVEKARIDKILQNQEIQALISAFGTGVHEDFDIEKLRYHKIILMADADVDGQHISTLLLTFLFRFMRPLVEAGHVYLSRPPLYKIKWGRDDVEYAYSDRERDALIEMGRQRGKRVREDSIQRFKGLGEMNAEELRVTTMDQEHRVLGQVTLDDAAQADDLFSVLMGEDVEARRQFIQRNAKDVRFLDI, translated from the coding sequence GTGGCCGATTCCGGCAACCCCAACGAGAACATTCCGTCCACCGACGCCGAGGCGACCTCGTCGAACGGCGAGGTAACCGCCTCGTACGACGCCAGCGCCATCACCGTCCTCGAGGGTCTGGACGCGGTCCGCAAGCGACCCGGTATGTACATCGGCTCGACCGGTGAGCGCGGTCTGCACCACCTGGTGCAGGAGGTCGTCGACAACTCCGTCGACGAGGCGCTGGCGGGTTATGCGGACACCATCGACGTGACGATCCTGGCCGACGGCGGCGTGCGCGTCGTCGACAACGGCCGTGGCATCCCGGTGGGCATCGTCGCCTCCGAGGGCAAGCCGGCCGTCGAGGTCGTGCTGACCGTGCTGCACGCGGGCGGCAAGTTCGGTGGCGGCGGCTACGCGGTCTCCGGCGGTCTGCACGGCGTGGGCGTCTCCGTCGTGAACGCCCTGTCGACCAAGGTCGCCGTCGAGATCAAGACGGACGGTTACCGCTGGACGCAGGACTACAAGCTGGGTGTGCCGACGGCCCCGCTGGCCCAGCACGAGGCCACGGACGAGCACGGCACCACGGTCACCTTCTGGGCCGACCCCGACATCTTCGAGACCACCGAGTACTCCTTCGAGACGCTTTCGCGGCGCTTCCAGGAGATGGCGTTCCTCAACAAGGGCCTGCGGATCAACCTCACCGACGAGCGCGAGTCGGCGAAGGCCACCGCCGGCGCGGACGAGGCGGGCGAGGACGAGAAGCACGAGGTGAAGACCGTCTCGTACCACTACGAGGGCGGCATCGTCGACTTCGTGAAGTACCTCAACTCCCGCAAGGGAGAGGTCGTCCACCCCACCGTGATCGACCTCGAGGCCGAGGACAAGGACAAGAACCTCTCCCTCGAACTCGCGATGCAGTGGAACGGCGGTTACAGCGAGGGCGTGTACTCCTTCGCCAACATCATCCACACGCACGAGGGCGGCACGCACGAGGAGGGCTTCCGCGCGGCGCTGACCTCGCTGATCAACAAGTACGCGCGCGACAAGAAGCTGCTGCGCGAGAAGGACGACAACCTCACGGGTGACGACATCCGCGAGGGTCTGACCGCGATCATCTCGGTGAAGCTGAGCGAGCCGCAGTTCGAGGGCCAGACCAAGACCAAGCTGGGCAACACCGAGGTGAAGACCTTCGTCCAGAAGGTGGTCTACGAGCACCTGACCGACTGGCTGGACCGCAACCCCGTCGAGGCCGCGGACATCATCCGCAAGTCCATCCAGGCGGCCACCGCGCGCGTGGCGGCCCGCAAGGCCCGCGACCTGACCCGCCGCAAGGGTCTGCTGGAGACGGCGTCCCTCCCGGGCAAGCTCTCCGACTGCCAGTCGAACGACCCCACCAAGTGCGAGATCTTCATCGTCGAGGGTGACTCCGCCGGCGGCTCGGCCAAGTCCGGCCGCAACCCCGAGTACCAGGCGATCCTCCCGATCCGCGGCAAGATCCTGAACGTCGAGAAGGCGCGGATCGACAAGATCCTGCAGAACCAGGAGATCCAGGCGCTGATCTCGGCCTTCGGCACCGGGGTCCACGAGGACTTCGACATCGAGAAGCTGCGCTATCACAAGATCATCCTGATGGCGGACGCCGACGTCGACGGCCAGCACATCTCCACCCTGCTGCTGACCTTCCTGTTCCGCTTCATGCGGCCGCTGGTCGAGGCCGGGCACGTGTATCTCTCCCGTCCCCCGCTGTACAAGATCAAGTGGGGCCGGGACGACGTCGAGTACGCCTACTCGGACCGCGAGCGCGACGCGCTGATCGAAATGGGCCGCCAGCGCGGCAAGCGCGTCCGCGAGGACTCCATCCAGCGCTTCAAGGGTCTCGGCGAGATGAACGCCGAGGAACTGCGCGTGACCACCATGGACCAGGAGCACCGCGTCCTCGGCCAGGTCACCCTCGACGACGCCGCCCAGGCCGACGACCTGTTCTCCGTCCTGATGGGCGAGGACGTCGAGGCCCGCCGCCAGTTCATCCAGCGCAACGCCAAGGACGTCCGCTTCCTCGACATCTGA
- a CDS encoding DUF3566 domain-containing protein, with amino-acid sequence MSGATGAGSTGTSRGSSPGTEADGGGRGSAARATDARAAEAHPTDTHTTQLKAIKPSATESRSPETHASQGGPVTDTQPPAQPTAPAAPPRAAAQPQPSPSPLPGERQPQQPAGPYHPPQAYPTQAAPAGAVRRPRTGARTVPRTRKARLRVAKADPWSVMKVSFLLSIALGICTIVAAAVLWMVMDAMGVFSTVGGTISEATGSNESNGFDLQAFLSLPNVLMFTTIIAVIDVVLATALATLGAFIYNLSAGFVGGVELTLAEDE; translated from the coding sequence GTGAGCGGAGCCACGGGCGCCGGATCGACCGGAACCTCTAGGGGGTCCTCCCCCGGCACGGAGGCGGACGGCGGCGGCCGTGGCTCTGCCGCGCGTGCGACGGACGCGCGGGCGGCGGAAGCCCACCCGACAGATACGCACACGACTCAACTCAAGGCGATCAAGCCGTCGGCGACCGAGTCGCGCTCGCCCGAGACTCATGCATCCCAGGGGGGACCTGTGACGGACACCCAGCCGCCGGCCCAGCCGACGGCGCCCGCCGCACCGCCGCGGGCGGCGGCCCAGCCGCAGCCCTCGCCCTCTCCGCTGCCGGGGGAACGGCAGCCGCAGCAGCCGGCCGGTCCCTACCACCCGCCGCAGGCCTACCCGACCCAGGCCGCCCCGGCCGGTGCCGTACGCCGACCGCGCACCGGCGCGCGCACGGTGCCCCGGACCCGCAAGGCACGTCTGCGGGTGGCCAAGGCCGACCCGTGGTCGGTCATGAAGGTCAGCTTCCTGCTCTCCATCGCGCTCGGCATCTGCACGATCGTGGCGGCCGCCGTGCTGTGGATGGTCATGGACGCGATGGGCGTCTTCTCGACGGTCGGCGGGACGATCTCCGAGGCGACCGGCTCGAACGAGTCGAACGGCTTCGACCTCCAGGCGTTCCTCTCCCTGCCGAACGTCCTGATGTTCACGACGATCATCGCGGTCATCGACGTCGTCCTCGCGACGGCTCTCGCGACCCTCGGCGCGTTCATCTACAACCTCTCGGCGGGCTTCGTCGGCGGCGTCGAGCTGACGCTGGCCGAGGACGAGTAA
- a CDS encoding VOC family protein, whose product MGVFVVQGRHQPSGAQAFGWVVVHFSGDEGIDEIKKARSRLHLGFRPGGRATEVARLEVHGAQRVDIGQGDQPWVVMADPEGNEFCVLGQLRQ is encoded by the coding sequence TTGGGGGTTTTTGTCGTCCAGGGTCGACATCAGCCGTCGGGTGCCCAGGCTTTCGGCTGGGTGGTGGTCCACTTCTCCGGCGACGAGGGGATCGACGAGATCAAGAAGGCCAGGAGTCGGCTGCATCTCGGCTTCAGGCCCGGGGGCCGGGCCACCGAGGTGGCTCGCCTCGAGGTACATGGTGCCCAGCGCGTCGACATCGGCCAGGGTGACCAGCCGTGGGTGGTCATGGCCGACCCGGAGGGCAACGAGTTCTGTGTCCTGGGCCAACTGCGTCAGTGA
- the recF gene encoding DNA replication/repair protein RecF, translating into MHVTHLSLADFRSYARVEVPLDPGVTAFVGPNGQGKTNLVEAIGYLATLGSHRVASDAPLVRMGADRAIVRAQVRQGERQQLVELELNPGKANRARINRSSQVRPRDVLGIVRTVLFAPEDLALVKGDPGERRRFLDELITARSPRMAGVRSDYERVLKQRNTLLKSAALARRHGGRSMDLSTLDVWDQHLARVGAELLAQRLDLIAALQPLADKAYEQLAPGGGPVALEYKPSAPGEAHTREALHEQLMAALTEVRKQEIERGVTLVGPHRDDLNLKLGQLPAKGYASHGESWSYALALRLASYDLLRAEGNEPVLILDDVFAELDTRRRERLAELVAPGEQVLVTAAVDDDVPHVLTGTRYAVSEGTVERV; encoded by the coding sequence ATGCACGTCACGCATCTGTCGCTGGCCGACTTCCGCTCGTACGCCCGGGTCGAAGTTCCGCTCGACCCGGGCGTCACCGCGTTCGTGGGCCCCAATGGGCAGGGCAAGACGAACCTGGTCGAGGCGATCGGCTATCTCGCCACTCTCGGCAGCCACCGGGTCGCCTCCGACGCGCCCCTGGTCCGCATGGGCGCCGACCGCGCGATCGTCCGGGCGCAGGTCAGACAGGGCGAGCGGCAGCAGCTGGTCGAGCTGGAGCTGAACCCCGGCAAGGCGAACCGGGCCCGCATCAACAGGTCCTCGCAGGTCAGGCCCCGTGACGTGCTGGGGATCGTGCGGACCGTGCTGTTCGCGCCGGAGGACCTCGCTCTGGTGAAGGGCGACCCGGGCGAGCGGCGGCGCTTCCTGGACGAGCTGATCACCGCGCGCTCCCCGCGCATGGCCGGCGTCCGCTCCGACTACGAGCGCGTCCTCAAGCAGCGCAACACCCTGCTGAAGTCGGCCGCCCTCGCGAGGCGGCACGGCGGCCGCTCGATGGACCTGTCCACCCTCGACGTGTGGGACCAGCACCTCGCGCGCGTGGGTGCCGAGCTGCTCGCCCAGCGGCTGGACCTGATCGCCGCCCTCCAGCCGCTGGCCGACAAGGCGTACGAGCAGCTGGCCCCCGGCGGCGGCCCGGTCGCGCTGGAGTACAAGCCGTCCGCGCCGGGCGAGGCACACACGCGTGAGGCTCTCCACGAGCAGCTGATGGCGGCGCTCACCGAGGTGCGCAAGCAGGAGATCGAGCGGGGCGTGACCCTCGTGGGGCCGCACCGCGACGACTTGAACCTCAAACTCGGCCAGTTGCCCGCCAAGGGATACGCCTCGCACGGCGAGTCCTGGTCGTACGCGCTGGCGCTGCGCCTCGCCTCGTACGACCTGCTCCGGGCCGAGGGGAACGAACCGGTGCTGATCCTCGACGACGTGTTCGCCGAGCTGGACACCCGCCGCCGTGAGCGGCTGGCCGAGCTGGTCGCGCCCGGGGAGCAGGTCCTGGTGACGGCGGCGGTCGACGACGACGTGCCGCACGTCCTGACGGGGACGCGGTACGCCGTGTCCGAGGGGACGGTGGAGCGCGTATGA
- the gnd gene encoding phosphogluconate dehydrogenase (NAD(+)-dependent, decarboxylating) yields the protein MELGLVGLGKMGGNMRERIRRAGHTVIGYDRNPDLADVHSLKELVDALQGPRVVWVMVPAGAPTQATIDELAELLEPGDVVVDGGNSRWTDDEKHAGELAAKGIGFVDCGVSGGVWGLENGYALMYGGDAENVAKVQPVFDALKPEGDAGSVHAGKVGAGHFAKMVHNGIEYAMMQAYAEGWELLEKVDSVTDVREVFRSWQEGTVIRSWLLDLAVNALDEDEHLDKLRGFAQDSGEGRWTVEAAIDHAVPLPAITASLFARFSSRQDDSPQMKMIAALRNQFGGHAVETK from the coding sequence ATGGAGCTCGGTCTCGTCGGCCTCGGCAAGATGGGCGGCAACATGCGCGAGCGGATCCGCCGCGCAGGCCACACCGTGATCGGATACGACCGCAACCCGGACCTCGCCGATGTCCACAGCCTCAAGGAGCTTGTGGACGCGTTGCAGGGTCCGCGGGTCGTGTGGGTGATGGTCCCGGCCGGTGCGCCGACCCAGGCGACCATCGACGAGCTGGCCGAGCTCCTGGAGCCCGGTGACGTCGTGGTGGACGGCGGGAACTCCCGTTGGACGGACGACGAGAAGCACGCCGGGGAACTGGCCGCCAAGGGCATCGGCTTCGTCGACTGCGGAGTCTCCGGCGGCGTGTGGGGCCTGGAGAACGGCTACGCGCTGATGTACGGCGGCGACGCGGAGAACGTCGCCAAGGTGCAGCCGGTCTTCGACGCCCTCAAGCCCGAGGGCGACGCCGGATCGGTGCACGCGGGCAAGGTCGGCGCGGGCCACTTCGCGAAGATGGTCCACAACGGCATCGAGTACGCGATGATGCAGGCCTACGCCGAGGGCTGGGAGCTCCTGGAGAAGGTCGACTCGGTGACCGACGTCCGGGAGGTCTTCCGCTCCTGGCAGGAGGGCACCGTGATCCGTTCCTGGCTGCTCGACCTCGCGGTCAACGCCCTCGACGAGGACGAGCACCTCGACAAGCTGCGCGGTTTCGCACAGGACTCCGGCGAGGGCCGGTGGACCGTGGAGGCCGCCATCGACCACGCGGTGCCGCTGCCGGCGATCACCGCGTCCCTGTTCGCGCGGTTCTCGTCCCGTCAGGACGACTCGCCGCAGATGAAGATGATCGCGGCGCTGCGCAACCAGTTCGGCGGCCACGCGGTCGAGACGAAGTAA